In one Rutidosis leptorrhynchoides isolate AG116_Rl617_1_P2 chromosome 8, CSIRO_AGI_Rlap_v1, whole genome shotgun sequence genomic region, the following are encoded:
- the LOC139862057 gene encoding uncharacterized protein: MVTTIRYVAKETLEVAIGTSRAHKSSRESWWLNDDVQTKVALKQTRFRELITFGEGTPAERTRVEERYKEAKREAKKVVAIAKDKAYEDLYRKLNSKEGANDIYRIAKARERRSRDLVNIKFIKDEAGQSIVKEDLVRNR, translated from the coding sequence ATGGTGACCACTATCAGATATGTGGCAAAAGAGACCTTAGAGGTGGCAATAGGGACATCGAGAGCTCATAAGAGTAGTAGAGAATCGTGGTGGCTTAATGACGATGTCCAAACGAAAGTCGCGTTAAAACAGACTAGGTTTAGGGAGCTCATCACTTTTGGAGAAGGGACACCTGCAGAGAGAACTAGGGTAGAAGAAagatataaagaagctaaaagagaagcaAAGAAGGTCGTAGCAATTGCAAAAGACAAAGCATATGAAGATTTATATAGGAAACTAAACTCTAAAGAGGGAGCTAATGATATATATAGGATAGCTAAAGCTAGGGAGCGAAGAAGCAGGGACTTAGTTAACATCAAATTTATCAAGGATGAAGCGGGTCAAAGTATAGTGAAAGAAGACCTTGTTAGGAATAGATAG